From one Flavobacteriales bacterium genomic stretch:
- a CDS encoding UDP-N-acetylmuramoyl-L-alanyl-D-glutamate--2,6-diaminopimelate ligase: MKLLKDLLYGVPIEQVEGSTNCAIEHVVFDSRAVQAMSLFVAVRGTRTDGHAFIAKAVADGAGAIVCERMPERFAEGVTYVRVRDAAESLALLASNFFDQPSRQLKLVGITGTNGKTSVATLLYRLFRALGHKSALISTVETRIGQKTIPSTHTTPDAVQLNALLAEMVEAGVTHCFMEVSSHSVVQQRIAGLRFAGGVFTNITHDHLDYHGTFAEYIKAKKRFFDGLPAEAFALVNADDANSAVMVQNTRAMKRSFAVRSLADHHARIIENQLSGLHLSIDGHDLYARLVGEFNASNLLAVYSVALLLGKAPLDILTALSDLAPPRGRFQLVRGASGVLGIVDYAHTPDALKNVLATINDVIGADERVITVIGCGGERDRTKRPDMARIATALSALVVLTSDNPRSEEPMAIIEEMRSGIASADRGRAFVNADRREAIRQAVGMAKPGDVVLLAGKGHEAYQEINGVKHPFDDAAVLQETLELLHK, translated from the coding sequence ATGAAGCTGCTTAAGGACCTGTTGTACGGCGTGCCCATCGAGCAGGTGGAAGGAAGCACCAACTGCGCGATCGAGCATGTGGTGTTCGATAGCCGCGCCGTGCAGGCCATGAGCCTTTTCGTGGCCGTGCGCGGCACTCGCACCGATGGTCATGCCTTCATCGCGAAGGCGGTGGCCGATGGAGCCGGCGCGATCGTATGCGAGCGGATGCCGGAGCGTTTCGCCGAGGGCGTCACCTACGTGCGCGTGCGCGATGCCGCAGAATCGCTCGCGCTGCTCGCCTCCAATTTCTTCGATCAGCCGAGCAGGCAGCTGAAGCTCGTGGGCATCACGGGCACCAACGGCAAGACCAGCGTGGCCACGCTGCTTTATCGCTTGTTCCGTGCGCTGGGCCACAAGAGCGCGCTGATCAGCACCGTGGAGACCCGCATCGGGCAGAAGACGATCCCGAGCACGCACACCACCCCCGATGCCGTGCAGCTCAATGCGCTGCTGGCCGAGATGGTGGAGGCCGGCGTCACCCACTGCTTCATGGAGGTGAGCAGCCATAGCGTGGTGCAGCAGCGCATCGCCGGCCTGCGCTTCGCCGGGGGCGTGTTCACCAACATCACGCACGACCATCTCGATTACCACGGCACGTTCGCGGAGTACATCAAGGCCAAGAAGCGCTTCTTCGATGGGCTCCCCGCGGAGGCCTTCGCGCTGGTGAACGCCGATGATGCCAACAGCGCGGTGATGGTGCAGAACACGCGCGCGATGAAGCGCTCGTTCGCGGTGCGGAGCCTCGCCGACCACCACGCCCGCATCATCGAGAACCAGCTCAGCGGGCTGCACCTGAGCATCGATGGCCACGACCTCTATGCACGGCTGGTGGGCGAGTTCAATGCGAGCAACCTCCTGGCCGTGTACAGCGTGGCGCTGCTTCTGGGCAAGGCGCCGCTCGACATCCTCACGGCGCTGAGCGACCTGGCGCCGCCGCGCGGCCGCTTCCAGTTGGTGCGGGGCGCTAGCGGCGTTCTGGGCATCGTGGATTACGCGCATACGCCCGATGCGCTCAAGAACGTGCTCGCCACGATCAACGATGTCATCGGCGCCGATGAGCGCGTGATCACCGTGATCGGCTGCGGCGGCGAACGTGACCGCACCAAGCGCCCGGACATGGCGCGCATCGCCACGGCGCTCAGCGCGCTGGTGGTCCTCACCAGTGATAATCCGCGCAGTGAGGAGCCCATGGCCATCATCGAGGAGATGCGTTCGGGCATCGCTTCCGCCGATCGGGGCCGCGCTTTCGTGAACGCCGATCGCCGCGAGGCCATCCGCCAGGCCGTGGGCATGGCCAAACCCGGTGATGTGGTGCTCCTGGCAGGCAAGGGCCATGAGGCCTATCAAGAGATCAACGGCGTGAAGCACCCCTTCGACGACGCCGCGGTGCTGCAGGAAACGCTCGAACTCCTCCACAAATAG
- the murG gene encoding undecaprenyldiphospho-muramoylpentapeptide beta-N-acetylglucosaminyltransferase, with protein sequence MIAGGGTGGHIFPAIAIAQAMRESRPDARFLFVGAEGKMEMEKVPAAGFEIVSLPIRGFQRGSLIKNIGLPWRLLRSWLKARALVKSFRPQVAVGVGGYASGPLLKAAQGMGVPTLIQEQNSLPGKTNVHLAKRAARICVAYEGMEKYFPKDRILLTGNPVRSDTVRLTGKKPRGLEQFGLREDAPIIFITGGSLGARGVNRGVEAALPLWKREGVQVIWQTGTPFLKQAQDAVARIGYGECKVHEFVDRMDLAYAVADLVVARAGAISVSELCIVAKPAILVPLPTAAEDHQTHNARALTDRGAAVLLRDADAVERLGAKAMELIRDPQAMDRLRLAIAGLARHDAAQAIAAEVIRIARA encoded by the coding sequence ATGATCGCCGGCGGCGGCACGGGCGGGCACATCTTCCCGGCCATCGCCATTGCGCAGGCCATGCGCGAATCCCGGCCCGATGCGCGTTTCCTTTTCGTGGGCGCTGAAGGCAAGATGGAGATGGAGAAGGTACCGGCCGCAGGCTTCGAGATCGTGTCGCTGCCGATCCGCGGCTTCCAGCGCGGCTCGTTGATCAAGAACATCGGCCTGCCGTGGCGCTTGTTGCGCAGCTGGCTGAAGGCCCGCGCCTTGGTGAAGTCGTTCAGGCCTCAGGTGGCCGTGGGCGTGGGCGGCTACGCCAGCGGCCCCTTGCTGAAAGCCGCGCAGGGCATGGGCGTGCCCACCCTGATCCAGGAGCAGAACAGCCTGCCTGGCAAGACCAATGTCCATCTGGCGAAACGCGCAGCGCGGATCTGCGTGGCGTACGAGGGCATGGAGAAGTACTTCCCAAAGGACCGCATCCTGCTCACAGGCAATCCGGTGCGCTCCGATACCGTGAGGCTCACCGGCAAGAAGCCGCGAGGCCTCGAGCAATTCGGCCTTCGTGAGGATGCACCCATCATCTTCATCACCGGTGGAAGCCTGGGCGCACGGGGCGTGAACCGGGGCGTAGAAGCCGCGCTTCCGCTGTGGAAGAGGGAGGGCGTGCAAGTGATCTGGCAAACGGGCACCCCTTTCCTCAAGCAGGCGCAGGATGCCGTGGCGCGCATCGGCTATGGGGAATGCAAGGTGCACGAGTTCGTGGATCGCATGGACCTGGCCTACGCCGTTGCCGATCTGGTGGTGGCGCGTGCCGGCGCCATCAGCGTGAGCGAGTTGTGCATCGTGGCAAAGCCGGCGATCCTGGTGCCCTTGCCCACCGCCGCCGAGGACCACCAGACCCATAATGCGCGCGCGCTCACCGATCGCGGGGCGGCCGTTCTGCTGCGCGATGCCGATGCGGTGGAGCGGCTAGGCGCAAAGGCCATGGAGCTCATCCGCGATCCGCAGGCCATGGATCGCCTGCGACTGGCCATCGCGGGGCTCGCCCGGCACGATGCAGCGCAGGCCATCGCTGCGGAAGTGATCCGCATCGCCCGAGCATGA
- a CDS encoding alpha/beta fold hydrolase: MAHTLKQEGEFHYLDSGDGQALVLLHGLFGALSNFQPLFDHFSSRYRVLVPMLPLYSMPMLGTNVPALADFLDRFVRHLGLERFNLLGNSLGGHVALIYCTKHAARVRTLTLTGSSGLYENAFGGSFPRREDKEYLRKKIALTFHDPKHVTDALVEECYETVNDKGKLIRILALAKSAIRHNMAKDIPRMAMPVLLIWGRQDTITPPEVAEEFHSLFPNSELHWIDGCGHAPMMEHPEEFNRILGAWLARMP; this comes from the coding sequence ATGGCGCACACGCTCAAGCAAGAAGGCGAATTCCACTATCTCGACTCCGGCGATGGCCAGGCGCTCGTGCTGCTGCATGGCCTTTTCGGCGCACTGAGCAACTTCCAACCGCTTTTCGATCATTTCTCATCACGCTATAGGGTGCTGGTGCCCATGCTGCCGCTCTACAGCATGCCCATGCTCGGCACCAACGTGCCGGCGCTGGCTGATTTCCTCGACCGATTCGTAAGGCACCTCGGCCTGGAGCGCTTCAACCTGCTGGGCAACTCACTCGGCGGGCATGTGGCGCTGATCTACTGCACCAAACATGCTGCGCGCGTGCGCACCCTCACGCTCACCGGAAGCAGCGGGCTCTATGAGAATGCCTTCGGCGGAAGCTTCCCGCGCCGCGAGGACAAGGAGTACCTGCGCAAGAAGATCGCCCTCACCTTCCACGACCCCAAGCATGTGACCGACGCGCTGGTGGAGGAATGCTACGAGACGGTGAACGATAAGGGCAAGCTTATCCGCATACTCGCTCTGGCCAAGAGCGCCATCCGCCATAACATGGCCAAGGACATCCCTCGCATGGCCATGCCCGTTCTGCTGATCTGGGGCAGGCAGGACACCATCACGCCGCCGGAAGTAGCCGAGGAATTCCACAGCCTCTTCCCGAACAGTGAACTGCATTGGATCGACGGCTGCGGGCATGCGCCCATGATGGAGCACCCGGAGGAGTTCAACCGGATCCTGGGTGCGTGGCTAGCGAGAATGCCCTAG
- the murD gene encoding UDP-N-acetylmuramoyl-L-alanine--D-glutamate ligase: MVILGAQESGVGAAKLAKRRGLDVFVSDAGLIRPEYRAVLEQEGIAYEQGGHTAARVLEADEIVKSPGIPDTAALVRAAMEKGIAVISEIEFAYRYCQGSIVGITGSNGKTTTTLLTHHILSRAGLDVAVGGNVGNSFAGLIAEGDHAWYVLELSSFQLDGIRAFRPQVAMLLNITPDHLERYGHSMERYTASKFRIAMNQGEGDHFIHSADDAVIAAWIDGHAITPRRWPFSIERHVPEGACLADNETLQITTNQTTFRMSIAELALQGRHNLYNSMAAGIAARVLDLRNESVRESLGDFQNVEHRLERVASVHGVEFINDSKATNVNSAWYALESMRRPVIWIAGGEEHGNDYEQLVPLVKEKVKAIVCLGKDNSRLKEAFGALVKDFVETNSAQQAVQAAYALSEEGDAVLLSPACKSFDLFANYEERGRAFKAAVRAL; this comes from the coding sequence ATGGTGATCCTGGGCGCGCAAGAGAGCGGGGTGGGTGCGGCGAAGCTGGCCAAGCGGCGCGGCCTCGACGTGTTCGTGAGCGACGCGGGCCTGATCAGGCCCGAGTACCGCGCCGTGCTCGAGCAGGAGGGCATCGCTTACGAGCAGGGCGGGCACACCGCGGCGCGCGTGCTCGAGGCCGACGAGATCGTGAAGAGCCCGGGCATCCCCGATACCGCAGCGCTGGTGCGGGCTGCCATGGAGAAAGGCATCGCCGTGATCAGCGAGATCGAGTTCGCCTATCGCTACTGCCAGGGCTCCATCGTGGGCATCACCGGCAGCAATGGCAAGACCACGACCACGCTGCTCACGCACCACATCCTCTCGCGTGCGGGGCTCGACGTGGCGGTGGGAGGCAATGTGGGCAACTCGTTCGCCGGGCTGATCGCGGAAGGCGACCATGCCTGGTACGTCCTCGAGCTGAGCAGCTTCCAACTCGATGGCATCCGTGCCTTCCGGCCGCAAGTGGCCATGCTCCTCAACATCACGCCGGATCACCTCGAGCGCTATGGCCACAGCATGGAGCGCTACACCGCCAGCAAGTTCCGCATCGCCATGAACCAGGGCGAAGGCGACCATTTCATCCACAGCGCGGACGATGCCGTGATCGCCGCGTGGATCGACGGGCACGCCATCACCCCGCGCCGCTGGCCCTTCAGCATCGAGCGCCATGTGCCTGAAGGCGCATGCCTCGCCGACAACGAAACGCTTCAGATCACCACCAACCAAACCACTTTCCGCATGAGCATCGCAGAACTCGCACTCCAAGGCCGCCACAACCTGTACAACAGCATGGCAGCGGGCATCGCTGCGCGCGTGCTCGACCTCCGCAACGAATCGGTGCGCGAGAGCCTGGGCGATTTCCAGAACGTGGAGCACCGCCTCGAGCGCGTGGCCAGCGTGCATGGCGTGGAGTTCATCAACGACAGCAAGGCCACCAACGTGAACAGCGCGTGGTATGCCCTGGAGAGCATGCGCCGGCCGGTGATCTGGATCGCCGGGGGCGAGGAGCACGGCAACGATTACGAGCAATTGGTGCCGCTCGTGAAGGAGAAGGTGAAAGCCATCGTTTGCCTCGGAAAGGACAACAGCCGCCTGAAGGAGGCCTTCGGCGCCCTGGTGAAGGACTTCGTGGAGACCAACAGCGCCCAGCAGGCCGTGCAAGCTGCCTACGCGCTCTCTGAAGAAGGCGATGCCGTGCTGCTGAGCCCCGCCTGCAAGAGCTTCGACCTGTTCGCCAACTATGAGGAGCGCGGCCGGGCCTTCAAGGCCGCCGTCCGCGCGCTTTGA
- a CDS encoding FtsW/RodA/SpoVE family cell cycle protein: MTALLKKLPGDRTIWMASLFLALISLLAVYGSISSLAVKRDGGTLHFLLKHALMLGSGGLIMYYASQLRFGIYSRLAQLSIWLVAGLLLLTLVLGSNINDASRWLTIPIINQSFQTSDLAKVVLIAYLARVLSKHHTGEWTLREVALKLMLPVGVVCGLILPANFSTAALLFAICVLLMFIAQVPIKHLAVLIGAAVAVFALLLLIADFFPDLLPRAATWAARLKAFGSEAGNDANYQVEHAKIAIASGGLLPSMPGTAASRNWLPHPYSDMIYAFIVEEYGSILGGLGLLLLYLILLHRAVVIAKRCEKPFGSLIAVGLGLMLVVQAMVNMAVAVNLVPVTGQPLPLVSMGGTSAWFTCLAIGIILSVSRSLEQPQEAPKHAKPRTAVS; encoded by the coding sequence ATGACCGCGCTCCTGAAGAAGCTCCCCGGCGACCGGACCATCTGGATGGCGTCGCTCTTCCTCGCGCTCATCAGCCTGCTGGCCGTGTACGGATCGATCAGCTCGCTGGCCGTTAAGCGCGATGGCGGCACGCTGCATTTCCTCCTGAAGCATGCGCTCATGCTCGGCTCCGGCGGCCTCATCATGTACTACGCGAGCCAGCTCCGCTTTGGGATCTATTCGCGCCTGGCGCAGCTGAGCATCTGGCTCGTCGCGGGCCTGCTGCTGCTAACGCTGGTGCTCGGGTCGAACATCAACGACGCGAGCCGCTGGCTCACCATTCCCATCATCAACCAGAGCTTCCAGACCAGCGATCTGGCCAAGGTGGTGCTCATCGCCTACCTGGCCCGCGTGCTCTCCAAGCACCACACAGGTGAATGGACCCTGCGCGAGGTGGCGCTGAAGCTCATGCTGCCCGTGGGCGTGGTCTGCGGCCTCATCCTGCCCGCGAACTTCAGCACGGCGGCGCTGCTCTTCGCGATCTGCGTGCTGCTCATGTTCATCGCGCAAGTGCCCATCAAGCATCTCGCGGTGCTCATCGGCGCGGCAGTGGCGGTCTTCGCGTTGCTGCTTCTCATCGCTGATTTCTTCCCCGACCTGCTGCCGCGCGCAGCGACCTGGGCCGCGCGCCTCAAGGCTTTCGGCAGCGAGGCCGGCAACGACGCCAACTACCAGGTGGAGCATGCCAAGATCGCCATTGCAAGCGGCGGGCTGCTTCCGAGCATGCCGGGCACGGCCGCTTCGCGCAATTGGCTGCCGCATCCGTACAGCGATATGATATATGCCTTCATCGTGGAGGAGTACGGCAGCATCCTAGGCGGTTTGGGCCTCCTGCTGCTGTATCTGATTCTGCTGCACCGCGCCGTGGTGATCGCCAAGCGCTGCGAGAAGCCTTTCGGATCGCTGATCGCCGTGGGCCTGGGGCTCATGCTCGTGGTGCAGGCCATGGTGAACATGGCCGTGGCCGTGAACCTGGTGCCCGTGACCGGCCAGCCGCTGCCTTTGGTGAGCATGGGCGGCACCAGTGCGTGGTTCACCTGCCTGGCCATCGGGATCATCCTCAGTGTGAGCCGCAGCCTGGAGCAGCCCCAAGAAGCACCTAAGCATGCCAAGCCAAGGACCGCGGTCTCCTGA
- a CDS encoding phospho-N-acetylmuramoyl-pentapeptide-transferase → MLYHLFDSIGYSLPGSGVFSYISFRAALAVFGSLLISLWFGGSIIRLLRRLQVGETVRDLGLEGQIQKQGTPTMGGLIILGATIIPTLLFARLDNIYILLLLVSTAWMGGIGFLDDYIKVFKKDKRGLAGRFKIVGQVGLGVIVGATVYFHPEIRTRVEISESLAEQMDPAMVHTITEEDGTVHHMLNRKSPNTTIPFVKDNEFNYSSVLGKLFGNEARRHTWVIYILVVIFIITAVSNGANITDGVDGLATGTSAIMVLALGILAYVSGNIIFSQYLDIMYIPGSGELAVFIGALLGACIGFLWYNAYPAQVFMGDTGSLALGGIIATLAILVRKELLIPILCGVFLVENLSVVLQVSYFKWTKRKYGEGRRIFLMSPLHHHYQKKGIHESKIVARFWIVGIMLAVLSIVTLKLR, encoded by the coding sequence ATGCTCTACCACCTCTTCGACAGCATCGGCTACAGCCTGCCCGGATCGGGGGTGTTCAGCTACATCTCCTTCCGCGCGGCCTTGGCGGTGTTCGGCTCGCTGCTCATCAGCCTCTGGTTCGGCGGAAGCATCATCCGCCTGCTGCGCCGCTTGCAGGTGGGCGAGACCGTGCGCGACCTCGGCCTCGAGGGCCAGATCCAGAAGCAAGGCACGCCCACCATGGGCGGCCTCATCATCCTGGGCGCCACCATCATCCCTACGCTGCTGTTCGCACGCCTCGATAACATCTACATCCTGCTGCTGCTGGTAAGCACCGCGTGGATGGGCGGGATCGGCTTCCTCGACGATTACATCAAGGTCTTCAAGAAGGATAAGCGCGGGCTCGCGGGGCGGTTCAAGATCGTCGGGCAGGTGGGCCTCGGCGTGATCGTAGGCGCCACCGTGTACTTCCATCCGGAGATCCGCACACGCGTGGAGATCTCCGAATCGCTCGCCGAGCAGATGGATCCCGCCATGGTGCACACCATCACGGAGGAGGACGGCACGGTCCACCACATGCTCAACCGCAAGTCGCCCAACACCACCATCCCATTCGTGAAGGACAATGAGTTCAACTACTCATCGGTGCTGGGCAAGCTCTTCGGAAACGAGGCTAGGCGCCATACCTGGGTTATCTACATCCTGGTGGTGATCTTCATCATCACCGCCGTGAGCAACGGCGCCAACATCACCGACGGCGTCGATGGGCTGGCCACCGGAACCAGCGCGATCATGGTGCTCGCCCTCGGGATCCTGGCCTACGTGAGCGGCAACATCATCTTCTCGCAGTACCTCGACATCATGTACATCCCCGGCTCGGGCGAGCTGGCGGTGTTCATCGGCGCGCTGCTCGGCGCCTGCATCGGCTTCCTGTGGTACAACGCCTACCCGGCGCAGGTCTTCATGGGCGATACCGGGTCGCTCGCGCTCGGCGGCATCATCGCCACGCTGGCCATCCTGGTGCGCAAGGAGCTGCTGATCCCGATCCTCTGCGGGGTCTTCCTGGTGGAGAACCTCAGCGTGGTGCTCCAGGTCTCGTACTTCAAGTGGACCAAGCGCAAGTACGGTGAGGGGCGGAGGATCTTCCTGATGTCGCCCCTGCACCACCACTACCAGAAGAAAGGAATCCACGAGAGCAAGATCGTCGCGCGCTTCTGGATCGTGGGCATCATGCTCGCGGTGCTGTCCATCGTAACCCTCAAGCTGCGCTAG
- a CDS encoding division/cell wall cluster transcriptional repressor MraZ, which produces MLNLIGEFDCRLDAKGRLVLPAVLRKQLGKEADAGFVMNRDVHAPCLVLYPNTVWEKTSQKLRRLNRFVKANAEFVRRFNAGATPVAPDPTGRMLLPYALVKSAQLGADIKLLGSDDRIEVWDATRYDQWRGETVDMSSLSDQVMGALGNEDGQ; this is translated from the coding sequence ATGCTCAACCTGATCGGGGAATTCGATTGCAGGCTGGACGCCAAGGGGAGGCTGGTGCTCCCCGCTGTGCTGCGCAAGCAGCTAGGCAAGGAGGCGGACGCCGGCTTCGTGATGAACCGGGATGTGCATGCCCCCTGCCTGGTGCTCTACCCCAACACCGTTTGGGAGAAGACCAGCCAGAAGCTGCGCCGCTTGAACCGATTCGTGAAGGCGAATGCGGAATTCGTGCGGCGCTTCAACGCAGGGGCCACTCCAGTGGCGCCCGACCCCACCGGTCGCATGCTGCTGCCGTACGCCTTGGTGAAGAGCGCTCAGCTGGGCGCCGACATCAAGCTGCTCGGCTCAGACGACCGGATCGAGGTCTGGGACGCCACGCGGTACGACCAATGGCGCGGCGAGACCGTGGACATGAGCTCGCTCTCCGACCAGGTAATGGGCGCATTGGGGAATGAGGACGGGCAGTGA
- a CDS encoding transpeptidase family protein → MSTNKPMALRASVVYIGVVLFACAVAVQLFRVQLLEGEQWRAKAMHVSTAWRTVQPERGHIYSADGRLLATSVPEYDVRMDMVADALTPERFDASIDSLAWHLARLFQDRTQAEYKRDLLDARSRKERYYLVKRRASHAQVQELRRFPLYRDGRYKSGLVTEKRLVRARPFGRLAARTVGYVLRDSTTIGLEGGYDTYLKGRTGHRLERRLAGGTWMPIDDGNGTDPEPGTDIHTTIDINLQDVADAALEKQLRKHGAQYGSVVVMEVATGRIKAISNLTRTADSTYAEAMNWAVGEAAEPGSTFKLPALMVALEEGLIGPDDTVDTKWGSITYCGKEKMVDSHPYKDRKVTVRRAFEASLNTGCSQAVMKAFQKDPKRFVDGLKRMRLHEITGVRIPGEAVPTLRAPGEKFWSCTSLPWMSIGYEVAVTPLQMLTFYNAVANNGRMMQPQLVTQVSRDGRVKEEFAPKVLNERICSERTLATVRELLQGVVDSGTARNLHDAELRIAGKTGTAQILRNGSYQQHGKSYQASFAGYFPADKPLYSCIVVVNGPTMSGYYANVVAGPIFREIADKVYSNRLELQAERVLADAMGPRAPVSMSGRATDLRAAMAGLGVPFIQDGEGEWLTTESGDSAVTARPRTVTTDASGLVPNVLGMGLRDALYLLENRGYRVRVQGAGMVKRQSIAPGTRALRGASILIELA, encoded by the coding sequence ATGAGCACCAACAAGCCGATGGCCTTGCGCGCGAGCGTCGTTTACATCGGCGTGGTGCTGTTCGCATGCGCGGTTGCCGTGCAGCTCTTCCGCGTGCAGCTCCTTGAAGGCGAGCAATGGCGCGCCAAGGCCATGCACGTGAGCACGGCATGGCGCACCGTGCAGCCCGAGCGCGGCCACATCTACAGCGCCGATGGCCGATTGCTGGCCACCAGCGTGCCGGAGTACGATGTGCGCATGGACATGGTCGCCGACGCCCTCACGCCTGAGCGCTTCGATGCCAGCATCGATTCCCTCGCGTGGCACCTGGCCCGGCTCTTCCAGGACCGTACCCAGGCCGAGTACAAGCGCGACCTGCTCGATGCCCGTTCGCGCAAGGAGCGATACTACCTGGTGAAGCGACGCGCCAGCCATGCCCAGGTGCAGGAGCTCCGCCGATTCCCGCTCTACCGCGATGGCCGCTACAAGAGCGGGCTGGTCACCGAGAAGCGGCTCGTGCGCGCAAGGCCCTTCGGCCGGCTCGCGGCGCGCACCGTGGGCTACGTGCTGCGCGACAGCACCACCATCGGACTCGAGGGCGGATATGATACGTACCTGAAAGGGCGCACCGGCCATCGGCTTGAGCGCAGGCTCGCGGGCGGCACCTGGATGCCGATCGACGACGGCAACGGCACCGATCCCGAGCCGGGCACCGACATCCACACCACCATCGACATCAACCTGCAGGACGTGGCCGATGCCGCGCTCGAGAAGCAGCTGCGCAAGCATGGCGCGCAATACGGCAGCGTGGTGGTGATGGAGGTGGCCACGGGCCGGATCAAGGCCATCAGCAACCTCACGCGCACCGCCGACAGCACCTATGCCGAAGCCATGAACTGGGCCGTGGGTGAGGCGGCGGAGCCCGGTTCGACCTTCAAGCTGCCCGCGCTCATGGTGGCCCTCGAAGAAGGGCTGATCGGTCCGGATGATACCGTGGACACCAAGTGGGGCTCCATCACCTACTGCGGCAAGGAGAAGATGGTGGATTCGCATCCCTATAAGGATCGCAAGGTCACCGTGCGCCGCGCCTTCGAGGCCTCGCTCAACACCGGCTGCAGCCAGGCAGTGATGAAGGCGTTCCAGAAGGACCCCAAGCGCTTCGTTGATGGCCTCAAGCGCATGCGGCTGCACGAGATCACCGGTGTCAGGATCCCCGGTGAAGCGGTGCCCACGCTGCGCGCACCGGGCGAGAAGTTCTGGAGCTGCACCAGCCTGCCGTGGATGAGCATCGGCTACGAGGTGGCCGTGACGCCGCTCCAGATGCTCACCTTCTACAATGCCGTGGCCAACAATGGCCGCATGATGCAGCCGCAGCTCGTCACGCAGGTCTCGCGCGATGGGCGCGTGAAGGAGGAGTTCGCGCCGAAGGTGCTCAACGAGAGGATCTGCTCCGAACGCACCCTGGCCACCGTGCGCGAGCTGCTGCAAGGCGTGGTGGACAGCGGCACCGCGCGCAACCTGCACGATGCCGAGTTGCGGATCGCGGGCAAGACCGGTACCGCGCAGATCCTGCGCAATGGCAGCTACCAGCAGCACGGCAAGAGCTATCAGGCCTCCTTCGCCGGGTACTTCCCCGCAGACAAGCCCTTGTACAGCTGCATCGTGGTGGTGAACGGGCCTACGATGAGCGGCTACTACGCCAACGTGGTGGCCGGCCCGATCTTCCGGGAGATCGCCGATAAGGTCTACAGCAACCGGCTGGAGCTGCAGGCCGAGCGCGTGCTGGCCGATGCAATGGGGCCACGCGCGCCGGTGAGCATGAGCGGCCGCGCAACCGACCTGCGCGCGGCGATGGCCGGCCTCGGTGTGCCCTTCATCCAGGATGGTGAGGGCGAATGGCTCACTACCGAGAGCGGGGACAGCGCGGTGACAGCGCGCCCGCGCACCGTGACCACCGATGCCAGCGGACTGGTGCCCAATGTGCTGGGCATGGGCCTGCGCGATGCGCTCTATCTCCTCGAGAACCGCGGTTACCGCGTGCGCGTGCAGGGCGCCGGCATGGTGAAGCGGCAATCAATCGCACCCGGCACGCGTGCCCTGCGCGGTGCTTCCATCCTCATTGAGCTGGCATGA
- the rsmH gene encoding 16S rRNA (cytosine(1402)-N(4))-methyltransferase RsmH yields the protein MRTGSDYHDPVLSQACIDGLNIRPGGVYVDATFGGGGHSRAILKELGPNGRLIAFDRDKDAWANAPHDPRFTLVKSDFRWIRNHLRFLEAIPIDGLLADLGVSSHQFDRGDRGFSIRFDGPLDMRMDRRAKITAAEIVNGWDELRITGLLRSYGEVQGAHRVAKAIVSARSSKRIGTTRQLIEAIAPVTPRKDESGFRAQVFQALRIAVNDELGSLEALLKESAGLISTGGRLVVISYHSLEDRLVKNWMRAGDLGGEEQKDLYGNRLRAFNPSGKAIKPSEEEINRNPRARSARLRIAERA from the coding sequence ATGAGGACGGGCAGTGATTACCACGACCCCGTTCTTTCACAAGCCTGCATCGATGGGTTGAACATCCGCCCCGGCGGCGTCTATGTCGATGCCACCTTCGGGGGCGGAGGGCATAGCCGCGCGATCCTCAAGGAGCTCGGTCCGAACGGAAGGCTGATTGCCTTCGATCGTGATAAGGATGCCTGGGCCAATGCGCCGCACGACCCGCGCTTCACCTTGGTGAAGAGCGATTTCCGCTGGATCCGCAACCACCTGCGCTTCCTTGAAGCCATCCCGATCGATGGCCTGCTCGCCGACCTCGGCGTGAGCAGCCATCAGTTCGATCGCGGCGATCGCGGCTTCAGCATCCGCTTCGACGGCCCGCTGGATATGCGCATGGACCGCCGCGCGAAGATCACCGCCGCCGAGATCGTGAATGGGTGGGATGAGCTGCGGATCACCGGCCTCCTGCGCAGCTACGGCGAGGTTCAAGGAGCGCACCGCGTGGCAAAGGCAATCGTGAGCGCGCGCTCCTCCAAGCGCATCGGCACCACGCGTCAGTTGATCGAAGCCATTGCGCCCGTGACGCCGCGCAAGGACGAGAGCGGTTTCCGCGCTCAGGTCTTCCAGGCGCTGCGCATCGCGGTGAACGATGAGCTCGGATCGCTCGAAGCGCTGCTGAAGGAGAGCGCCGGCTTGATCTCCACCGGCGGAAGGCTCGTGGTGATCAGCTACCACAGCCTCGAGGACCGCTTGGTGAAGAACTGGATGCGGGCCGGTGACCTCGGCGGAGAAGAGCAGAAGGACCTCTACGGCAACCGGCTCAGGGCATTCAATCCATCGGGCAAGGCGATCAAGCCGAGCGAAGAAGAGATCAACAGGAACCCGCGGGCACGCAGCGCCCGCCTACGCATAGCAGAGAGAGCATGA